One Actinomyces respiraculi DNA window includes the following coding sequences:
- the glf gene encoding UDP-galactopyranose mutase, with amino-acid sequence MNYDIVVVGSGFFGLTIAERCANELGLKVLVIDKRDHIGGNAYSETDPVTGIEVHTYGAHLFHTSNERVWRYVNRFTSFTPYVHHVYTTHDGVVYPMPINLGTINQFFHASYTPDEARALIAEQAGELAGQDPQNLNDKGISLIGRPLYEAFIKDYTGKQWQTDPKDLPASVISRLPVRYTYDNRYFNDTYEGLPTHGYTAWLETMVDSPDIDVLLSTDFFDESQPYHRAALVGRVPIVYTGPIDRYFDYSAGALAWRTIDFTTEYPETGDFQGTAVMNYPDLDRDYTRIIEPRHFHPERDYPADKTVIMKEYSRFAEEGDEPYYPVGTPEDRRRLLAYRDLAAREEGVVFGGRLGTYQYLDMHAAIGSALSVVDNVIVPHVRDGVPFDLVRRSLISSRPG; translated from the coding sequence ATGAACTACGACATCGTCGTCGTCGGCTCTGGCTTCTTCGGCCTGACCATTGCCGAACGCTGCGCCAACGAGCTGGGGCTCAAGGTCCTCGTCATCGACAAGCGGGACCACATCGGCGGTAACGCCTACTCCGAGACGGACCCGGTCACGGGCATCGAGGTCCACACGTACGGGGCGCACCTGTTCCACACCTCCAATGAGCGTGTGTGGCGCTACGTCAACCGCTTCACCAGCTTCACGCCCTACGTCCACCACGTCTACACCACCCACGACGGCGTCGTGTATCCCATGCCCATCAACCTGGGCACCATCAACCAGTTCTTCCACGCCTCCTACACCCCCGACGAGGCCCGGGCGCTCATCGCCGAGCAGGCCGGCGAGCTGGCCGGCCAGGACCCGCAGAACCTCAACGACAAGGGCATCAGCCTCATCGGCCGCCCCCTGTACGAGGCCTTCATCAAGGACTACACCGGCAAGCAGTGGCAGACGGACCCCAAGGACCTGCCCGCCTCGGTCATCTCGCGCCTGCCCGTGCGCTACACCTACGACAACCGCTACTTCAACGACACCTACGAGGGTCTGCCCACCCACGGCTACACCGCCTGGCTGGAGACGATGGTGGACAGCCCCGACATTGACGTGCTGCTGTCGACGGACTTCTTCGATGAGTCGCAGCCCTACCATCGGGCGGCGCTCGTGGGACGGGTCCCGATCGTCTACACCGGCCCGATCGACCGCTACTTCGACTACAGTGCGGGGGCGCTTGCCTGGCGCACCATCGACTTCACCACCGAGTACCCTGAAACCGGCGACTTCCAGGGCACCGCGGTGATGAACTACCCCGACCTCGACCGCGACTACACCCGCATCATCGAGCCACGCCACTTCCACCCCGAGCGCGACTACCCCGCGGACAAGACGGTCATCATGAAGGAGTACTCGCGCTTCGCCGAGGAGGGCGATGAGCCCTATTACCCGGTGGGCACGCCCGAGGACCGCAGGCGGCTGCTCGCCTACCGGGACCTGGCCGCCCGGGAGGAGGGCGTCGTCTTCGGTGGGCGCCTGGGCACCTACCAGTACCTCGACATGCACGCGGCCATCGGCTCCGCGCTCAGTGTCGTCGACAACGTCATCGTCCCTCACGTGAGGGACGGCGTGCCCTTCGATCTCGTTCGTCGCTCCTTGATCTCGTCCCGTCCTGGTTGA
- the rfbB gene encoding dTDP-glucose 4,6-dehydratase, with amino-acid sequence MHVLITGGAGFIGANFVHQTLNRYPDATVTVLDKLTYAGNRASLADIADQIELVVGDVADADVVDPLVERADVVVHFAAESHNDNSLRDPSPFIQTNLVGTFTLLEAVRRHKVRYHHVSTDEVYGDLELDDPAKFTPTTPYNPSSPYSASKAGSDLLVRAWVRSFGVEATISNCSNNYGPYQHIEKFIPRQITNLIDGVKPRLYGAGENVRDWIHVLDHNDAVWDIIEKGRIGETYLIGADGEKNNKEVVELILELMGHDADDYVHVNDRPGHDMRYAIDNTRLVEELGWAPTFTDFRSGLQATIDWYRDNEAWWRPLKAEVEAAYAAQGQ; translated from the coding sequence ATGCACGTCCTCATCACCGGCGGCGCCGGCTTCATCGGCGCCAACTTCGTCCACCAGACCCTCAACCGCTACCCGGACGCGACGGTGACGGTGCTCGACAAGCTCACCTACGCTGGCAACCGGGCCTCCCTGGCCGACATCGCCGACCAGATCGAGCTCGTCGTCGGCGACGTCGCCGACGCTGACGTCGTCGACCCGCTCGTCGAGCGCGCCGACGTCGTCGTCCACTTCGCCGCCGAGTCGCACAACGACAACTCCCTGCGGGACCCCTCGCCCTTCATCCAGACCAACCTCGTAGGCACCTTCACCCTGCTGGAGGCCGTGCGCCGCCACAAGGTCCGCTACCACCACGTCTCCACCGACGAGGTCTACGGGGACCTTGAGCTCGACGACCCGGCCAAGTTCACGCCGACGACGCCCTACAACCCGTCCTCGCCCTACTCCGCTTCCAAGGCCGGCTCCGACCTGCTCGTGCGCGCCTGGGTGCGTTCCTTCGGCGTCGAGGCGACGATCTCGAACTGCTCGAACAACTACGGCCCCTACCAGCACATCGAGAAGTTCATCCCCCGCCAGATCACCAACCTCATCGACGGCGTCAAGCCCCGCCTGTACGGCGCCGGCGAGAACGTGCGCGACTGGATCCACGTCCTGGACCACAACGACGCCGTGTGGGACATCATCGAGAAGGGCCGGATCGGCGAGACCTACCTCATCGGCGCCGACGGCGAGAAGAACAACAAGGAGGTCGTCGAGCTCATCCTCGAGCTCATGGGCCACGACGCCGACGACTACGTCCACGTCAACGACCGCCCCGGCCACGACATGCGCTACGCCATTGACAACACCCGGCTCGTCGAGGAACTCGGCTGGGCACCCACGTTCACCGACTTCCGCTCCGGCCTGCAGGCCACCATCGACTGGTACCGGGACAACGAGGCCTGGTGGCGCCCGCTCAAGGCCGAGGTCGAGGCCGCGTACGCCGCCCAGGGCCAGTGA
- a CDS encoding helix-turn-helix domain-containing protein, which translates to MKITHMETVKDFAQLGEQIRRIRQGRGLDQGQLAALCRVERTALSRAESGERKVSALELTRIAEALDVDLIDLVARPTPDVRAARRPVGEAATRNEREEVQAEIDLDRAWRDLCQLREAGLIAPVSLTFGGSGLGSREEAQDLARRAREHLEAGSEPLDGMTDVASRLGLWARTTPAQIDGRSLTPEPGLGVAVVGADVEPGRRRTTLAHEIGHHLAGDTYEASGHYAAPREAEELIDAFAAELLLPEAAVRRAWDESPSRQTLVRLAGEYRVSWSLLMRVAQGAGLDLASIDTTTTPVDADFYRVLGARPQEDVVPPGLPRAWIQACARAADGQLVTPRRAAEMTLGVLPS; encoded by the coding sequence GTGAAAATCACACACATGGAGACGGTGAAGGACTTCGCTCAGCTCGGGGAGCAGATCCGGCGGATCCGCCAGGGCCGAGGGCTCGATCAGGGGCAGCTTGCCGCCCTGTGCCGTGTGGAGCGCACGGCCCTGTCCCGTGCGGAGTCCGGTGAGCGCAAGGTCTCGGCGCTCGAGCTCACGAGGATCGCCGAGGCGCTCGACGTGGACCTCATCGACCTCGTCGCGCGTCCCACTCCGGACGTCCGGGCGGCGCGTCGGCCGGTCGGGGAGGCGGCGACGCGCAATGAACGTGAGGAGGTCCAGGCGGAGATCGACCTCGACCGCGCGTGGAGGGACCTGTGCCAGCTGCGGGAGGCGGGGCTCATCGCGCCGGTGTCGCTGACCTTCGGCGGCTCTGGCCTCGGTTCCCGCGAGGAGGCCCAGGACCTGGCCCGTCGTGCGCGCGAGCACCTTGAGGCGGGGAGTGAGCCCCTGGACGGCATGACCGACGTCGCCTCCCGACTGGGCCTGTGGGCCCGGACGACGCCGGCGCAGATCGACGGCAGGTCGCTGACCCCGGAGCCGGGTCTTGGTGTCGCGGTCGTCGGGGCCGACGTCGAGCCCGGTCGTCGGCGGACGACGCTGGCCCATGAGATCGGCCACCACCTCGCAGGTGATACCTACGAGGCCTCGGGCCACTACGCGGCACCGCGCGAGGCGGAGGAACTGATCGATGCCTTCGCCGCCGAGCTCCTCCTTCCCGAGGCCGCGGTGCGCCGCGCCTGGGACGAGAGCCCGTCGCGCCAGACGCTGGTGCGTCTGGCGGGCGAGTACCGGGTCTCGTGGTCCCTGCTCATGAGGGTCGCGCAGGGAGCGGGCCTCGACCTGGCGTCGATTGACACGACGACGACCCCCGTCGACGCGGACTTCTACCGTGTTCTCGGGGCTCGACCCCAGGAAGACGTCGTACCGCCGGGTCTGCCGCGGGCGTGGATCCAGGCCTGCGCTCGGGCCGCTGACGGTCAGCTCGTCACGCCCCGACGCGCGGCGGAGATGACGCTCGGTGTTCTGCCATCGTGA
- a CDS encoding nucleotide sugar dehydrogenase, translating into MRIAVVALGKIGLPLAVQYAEKGHKVIGVDVNATTVETVNRGAEPFPGEAHLADALARLVPAGALRATTDYAEAIPGADAVVLVVPLVVDDATWEPDFTWMDAATRSLAEHLTPGTLVSYETTLPVGTTRGRWKPLIEEVSGLVEGRDFHLVFSPERVLTGRVFEDLRRYPKLVGGLSEEGTARGVGFYERVLDFDERPDLPRPNGVWDMGTAEAAEMAKLAETTYRDVNIALANQFAVYADKAGFDIEKVIEACNSQPYSHIHRPGIAVGGHCIPVYPRLYLSTDPDATVVRTARQFNATMPDYVVSRAEQVLGRLNGLRVAVLGASYRGRVKETAFSGVFPTVDALRAKGAIVLVQDPMFSDDELAAFGWEPYHLGREIDVVIVQADHPEYRTLTPADLPGVRLLLDGRRATDPALWAGTPRLVIGGGQ; encoded by the coding sequence ATGCGCATCGCCGTCGTCGCCCTGGGAAAGATCGGGCTGCCGCTGGCCGTCCAGTACGCCGAGAAGGGGCACAAGGTCATCGGCGTCGACGTCAACGCCACCACCGTCGAGACGGTCAACCGCGGCGCCGAGCCCTTCCCCGGCGAGGCCCACCTGGCCGACGCGCTCGCCCGGCTCGTGCCTGCCGGAGCCCTGCGCGCCACCACCGACTACGCCGAGGCCATCCCCGGCGCGGACGCCGTCGTCCTCGTTGTGCCGCTTGTCGTCGACGATGCCACCTGGGAGCCGGACTTCACCTGGATGGACGCCGCCACCCGCAGCCTGGCCGAGCACCTGACCCCAGGCACCCTCGTGTCCTACGAGACCACCCTGCCCGTGGGCACCACCCGCGGGCGCTGGAAGCCCCTCATCGAGGAGGTCAGCGGCCTGGTTGAGGGACGCGACTTCCACCTCGTCTTCTCTCCCGAGCGGGTGCTCACCGGCCGGGTTTTTGAGGACCTGCGCCGTTACCCCAAGCTCGTTGGCGGCCTGAGCGAGGAGGGCACCGCCCGGGGCGTCGGCTTCTACGAGAGGGTCCTCGACTTCGACGAGCGTCCGGATCTGCCGCGCCCCAATGGCGTGTGGGACATGGGCACCGCCGAGGCCGCCGAGATGGCCAAGCTCGCCGAGACCACCTACCGCGACGTCAACATCGCCCTGGCCAACCAGTTCGCCGTCTACGCGGACAAGGCCGGCTTCGACATTGAGAAGGTCATCGAGGCCTGCAACTCCCAGCCCTACTCGCACATCCACCGGCCCGGCATCGCGGTGGGCGGGCACTGCATCCCCGTCTACCCGCGCCTGTACCTGTCCACGGACCCCGACGCGACGGTGGTGCGCACCGCCCGCCAGTTCAACGCCACCATGCCCGACTACGTCGTCTCCCGGGCCGAGCAGGTCCTGGGGCGCCTGAACGGCCTGCGCGTGGCCGTTCTCGGCGCCTCCTACCGCGGACGGGTGAAGGAGACGGCCTTCTCCGGCGTCTTCCCCACCGTCGACGCCCTGCGCGCCAAGGGCGCCATCGTCCTCGTCCAGGACCCCATGTTCTCCGACGACGAGCTCGCCGCCTTCGGCTGGGAGCCCTACCACCTGGGCCGGGAGATCGACGTCGTCATCGTCCAGGCCGACCACCCCGAGTACCGCACGCTCACCCCCGCGGACCTGCCGGGCGTGCGCCTGCTGCTCGACGGCCGACGCGCCACCGACCCCGCCCTGTGGGCCGGCACCCCGCGCCTGGTCATCGGCGGCGGTCAGTGA
- a CDS encoding N-acetylmuramoyl-L-alanine amidase — protein MLVSRLARLTAAASLVLAGTVPAALAGSPALAAGTAEGLTALQVEAASAGPVQVLELTTPAGEATELAEAGLGEQRDTRVPAGTSGGTGVIPRLDVALADALAALTGTIDPEADAALLTEPLEVAGFLVAGFTWAGSVALPEGTQIYLRVRENGVWTDWYLNEPADAGRDDLDPTTATSGTDEFVTGGADAIQAAVIAGPAGLPEGLSLSLVPGEPIGEEVLEPEDMKVVEADKTGVAEEEEPPTFSATPSPSAQPGDGTSTATFPSEPGPMQSSGPSQSPAGTSTGTGMSPALPALLATATTANGLPVPVITRAEWGANAAYLDWDPEYVTAGHVVVHHTAGTNDYTAAQAPGIVRGIYYYHANTLGWGDIGYNFLVDKYGNVYEGRYGTLSSAAGKMVIGGHAYGANTGTMGISMMGTFTSVSPSTAQLQSVGRLSGWFLARAGITSATASAPFTIRSTEKYQAGQVITLPRIFAHRDVGYTACPGDVGYSLMGTIRSIAQDQVTAASANWQSYGSTWRLVTADGRVLTGWHLVAGTWYYLGDDGLMRTGWQAAGVHWYLLDSSGAMLTGWQKVEGSWYYLGDDGAMATGWQKAGGSWYLLDSSGAMLTGWQKVEGSWYYLGDDGAMDTGWLTDNGYWYHLASTGAMDTGWLSQGSTWYYLGGDGAMRTGWATVNGARYYLGTDGAMLAGWQKMDGTWYHLASTGATDTGWLSQGSTWYYLGGDGVMATGWQKVDGTWYHFASTGAMDTGWLKDDGTWYHLASTGAMDTGWLSQGSTWYYLRSDGVMATGTVDTGGSWHAFSSSGAWLGRTSAPTTTPTSSLTPVMAAPRAARSTVINTLVTTYQGSGRTYPAAELGRGGASSLWSFCAIVYDEAVAEGVSPELLFAQVMTETGWLQFGGDVAITQYNFGGIGATGNGNPGLSFANVRTGLRAQVQHLRAYADASVTVSDLAHPLADPRFTYVRKGSAPYVEYLGIQENPAGTGWAAAAGYGHTLVALMKTLG, from the coding sequence ATGCTGGTATCGCGACTCGCCCGCCTGACCGCCGCCGCCTCCCTTGTGCTCGCGGGGACCGTGCCCGCCGCACTCGCCGGTAGCCCGGCCCTGGCGGCAGGCACCGCGGAAGGCCTGACGGCCCTCCAGGTCGAGGCCGCCTCCGCCGGTCCCGTCCAGGTCCTCGAGCTCACCACGCCCGCCGGCGAGGCCACCGAGCTCGCCGAGGCGGGCCTCGGCGAGCAGCGGGACACGCGGGTACCCGCGGGTACGAGCGGTGGAACAGGTGTGATCCCCCGCCTCGACGTCGCCCTGGCTGACGCCCTCGCCGCGCTCACCGGCACCATCGACCCCGAGGCCGACGCCGCCCTGCTCACCGAGCCGCTTGAGGTCGCAGGCTTCCTCGTGGCCGGCTTCACCTGGGCCGGTTCGGTCGCCCTGCCCGAAGGCACCCAGATCTACCTGCGTGTGCGTGAGAACGGCGTGTGGACCGACTGGTACCTCAACGAGCCCGCCGACGCCGGCCGCGACGACCTCGACCCCACCACCGCCACCTCCGGCACGGACGAGTTCGTCACCGGTGGTGCCGACGCCATCCAGGCGGCCGTCATCGCCGGCCCCGCCGGCCTGCCCGAGGGCCTGTCCCTGTCCCTGGTGCCGGGCGAGCCCATCGGCGAGGAGGTCCTCGAGCCCGAGGACATGAAGGTCGTCGAGGCTGACAAGACCGGCGTCGCCGAAGAGGAGGAACCCCCGACCTTCTCCGCCACACCCTCGCCGTCGGCTCAGCCAGGAGACGGGACCTCGACGGCCACATTCCCCTCCGAGCCCGGCCCCATGCAGAGCTCCGGCCCCTCGCAGTCCCCGGCGGGAACCTCCACCGGAACCGGTATGAGCCCCGCGCTGCCCGCGCTGCTGGCCACGGCCACCACTGCCAACGGCCTGCCCGTGCCCGTCATCACCCGCGCCGAGTGGGGCGCCAACGCCGCCTACCTCGATTGGGACCCGGAGTACGTCACTGCCGGCCACGTCGTCGTCCACCACACCGCCGGGACCAACGACTACACCGCGGCCCAGGCCCCCGGCATCGTCAGGGGCATCTACTACTACCACGCCAACACCCTGGGCTGGGGGGACATCGGCTACAACTTCCTCGTCGACAAGTACGGCAACGTCTACGAGGGCCGCTACGGCACGCTCAGCTCCGCCGCGGGCAAGATGGTCATCGGCGGGCACGCCTACGGGGCCAACACCGGCACGATGGGCATCTCCATGATGGGCACCTTCACCTCGGTCAGTCCCTCCACCGCCCAGCTGCAGTCGGTCGGCAGGCTCTCCGGCTGGTTCCTCGCCCGCGCAGGCATCACCAGCGCCACGGCCAGCGCGCCCTTCACCATCCGCTCGACCGAGAAGTACCAGGCCGGCCAGGTCATCACCCTGCCGCGCATCTTCGCCCACCGCGACGTCGGCTACACCGCCTGCCCCGGCGACGTCGGCTACTCCCTCATGGGCACGATCCGCTCCATCGCCCAGGACCAGGTGACCGCGGCATCGGCCAACTGGCAGTCCTACGGCTCCACCTGGCGGCTTGTCACGGCCGACGGCCGGGTCCTCACCGGCTGGCATCTGGTGGCCGGCACCTGGTACTACCTCGGCGACGACGGCCTCATGCGCACCGGCTGGCAGGCGGCGGGTGTCCACTGGTACCTGCTGGACTCCTCCGGCGCCATGCTCACCGGTTGGCAGAAGGTGGAGGGGAGCTGGTACTACCTCGGCGACGACGGTGCCATGGCCACCGGCTGGCAGAAGGCGGGCGGCAGCTGGTACCTGCTGGACTCGTCCGGCGCCATGCTCACCGGTTGGCAGAAGGTGGAGGGGAGCTGGTACTACCTCGGCGACGACGGTGCGATGGACACCGGCTGGCTGACAGACAACGGCTACTGGTACCACCTGGCCTCCACCGGTGCGATGGACACCGGCTGGCTGAGCCAGGGCAGTACCTGGTACTACCTCGGTGGCGACGGCGCGATGCGCACGGGCTGGGCCACCGTCAACGGGGCCCGCTACTACCTCGGCACCGACGGCGCCATGCTCGCCGGCTGGCAGAAGATGGACGGCACCTGGTACCACCTGGCCTCCACCGGTGCGACGGACACCGGCTGGCTGAGCCAGGGCAGTACCTGGTACTACCTCGGTGGCGACGGCGTCATGGCCACCGGCTGGCAGAAGGTGGACGGCACCTGGTACCACTTCGCCTCCACCGGTGCGATGGACACCGGGTGGCTGAAAGACGACGGCACCTGGTACCACCTGGCCTCCACCGGTGCGATGGACACCGGCTGGCTGAGCCAGGGCAGTACCTGGTACTACCTGCGCTCCGACGGCGTCATGGCCACCGGCACGGTCGACACCGGCGGCTCCTGGCACGCCTTCAGCTCCTCCGGTGCCTGGCTGGGACGCACCAGCGCTCCGACGACGACCCCCACCTCGAGCCTCACGCCGGTGATGGCCGCCCCGAGGGCCGCTCGCAGCACGGTCATCAACACCTTGGTGACCACGTACCAGGGCTCCGGCCGCACCTACCCCGCTGCGGAGCTCGGTCGCGGCGGGGCCTCCTCCCTGTGGTCCTTCTGCGCGATCGTCTATGACGAGGCGGTCGCTGAGGGGGTGAGCCCTGAGCTCCTGTTCGCACAGGTCATGACCGAGACCGGGTGGCTCCAGTTCGGCGGGGACGTCGCGATCACCCAGTACAACTTCGGGGGCATTGGCGCGACGGGCAATGGCAACCCCGGTCTGAGCTTCGCCAACGTGCGCACCGGGCTGCGCGCCCAGGTCCAGCACCTCAGGGCCTACGCGGACGCCTCGGTGACCGTGTCGGACCTGGCGCATCCCCTTGCCGACCCGCGCTTTACATACGTGCGCAAGGGATCGGCCCCGTACGTCGAGTATCTGGGCATCCAGGAGAACCCCGCCGGGACCGGCTGGGCGGCCGCCGCAGGCTACGGGCACACCCTCGTCGCGCTCATGAAGACGCTGGGCTGA
- a CDS encoding DUF6541 family protein — protein MTVAVVFGAFAWGLLLLLAPGWLIARAGGLRGVAAASVATGLSCAVIGVAELGVSAAGLPWGRVGWVTITVLSAVSAALLLGLRRLLPGPRGTLGADAVAGAPAPSRVRSHPGRDRLILLGGLALAVGLGAGGLWWGTGGLATPPQAFDAVFHLAAVQTIREGGDASSLGGLADLYQGRRVYYPTVWHGAAALLPGTASLASNVLVIIVGAVSWPLGVVGLIDACCVGARTPVAGGARVGVTAAGGPGSGDAVAAPGSAAGRARALTLAAGALAAAATSALAVTLTTLAVWPYALSLVCLPGVLALAHTLTSAAGWRPRLVVGLLAAGAAAGAVAAHGGAVFNLLVLLAALAVSWVARLLRAGGARRRRVLSVLVLALAAGAAGAWVMRAPLASVLGYERDGGSALATLAQSLMDTPQYGPLTWHGLPVGIGLLALAAVAVHRRGREMRLHLVTWVLTLGLVVLTGGPQWPGRALGAVWYLQKARVQPLVVIALLVLAGHGLHLLLTRWCGQDGPRARRRTTALVGAVAATALLAAPLHAQLAGSIHDDERIAYGTLVTEAELAAQGELAALLPPGAVVVAAPSLGGTYLWIEHGVAVVYRTRVQPAADSPELRLADAPAVLEPGSQACAALEELGADYYLSVTRNPSGLEHGSAPLRWDADLAHWPSEGMESVGTVATPTGSLTLNRIIGCG, from the coding sequence ATGACGGTGGCGGTGGTGTTCGGCGCCTTCGCGTGGGGCCTGCTCCTGCTGCTTGCCCCCGGCTGGCTCATTGCCCGGGCCGGAGGGCTGCGCGGCGTGGCGGCCGCCTCGGTGGCGACGGGCCTGTCCTGCGCCGTCATCGGCGTGGCCGAGCTCGGGGTCTCCGCCGCGGGCCTGCCCTGGGGGCGGGTCGGCTGGGTGACGATCACGGTCCTCAGCGCGGTGTCCGCCGCGCTGCTCCTCGGACTCAGGCGACTGCTGCCCGGCCCCCGTGGGACGTTAGGGGCCGACGCCGTCGCCGGTGCCCCTGCCCCATCGCGGGTCCGGTCCCACCCGGGCCGGGACCGGCTCATCCTCCTGGGCGGACTCGCACTCGCCGTCGGCCTCGGTGCAGGCGGGCTGTGGTGGGGGACCGGTGGCCTGGCCACCCCACCCCAGGCCTTCGACGCCGTCTTCCACCTCGCTGCCGTCCAGACGATCCGCGAGGGCGGCGACGCCTCCAGCCTTGGCGGCCTGGCCGACCTCTACCAGGGGCGCCGCGTCTACTACCCGACCGTCTGGCACGGCGCGGCCGCACTGCTTCCCGGCACGGCCTCACTGGCCTCCAACGTGCTCGTCATCATCGTCGGGGCCGTCAGCTGGCCGCTGGGGGTTGTGGGGCTCATCGACGCCTGTTGCGTCGGCGCACGCACGCCGGTGGCCGGGGGTGCCAGGGTCGGGGTCACTGCGGCTGGGGGCCCGGGCAGTGGGGACGCGGTGGCGGCGCCCGGCTCTGCGGCCGGGCGGGCGCGCGCCCTCACCTTGGCGGCCGGCGCCCTGGCGGCCGCCGCGACCAGCGCCCTGGCCGTGACGCTCACGACGCTCGCCGTGTGGCCCTACGCCCTGTCCCTCGTCTGCCTGCCGGGTGTTCTCGCCCTCGCCCACACGCTCACCAGTGCCGCCGGGTGGCGCCCTCGCCTCGTCGTCGGGCTGCTCGCCGCGGGCGCTGCGGCAGGGGCGGTGGCGGCGCACGGCGGCGCCGTCTTCAACCTCCTCGTGCTCCTGGCCGCCCTCGCGGTCTCCTGGGTGGCCCGCCTCCTGCGCGCGGGCGGCGCGAGACGCCGACGGGTCCTGTCCGTCCTCGTCCTCGCGCTCGCAGCCGGGGCTGCCGGTGCCTGGGTGATGCGCGCCCCCCTCGCCTCCGTCCTGGGCTACGAGCGCGACGGCGGCAGCGCACTGGCGACCCTCGCCCAGTCGCTGATGGACACGCCCCAGTACGGGCCCCTGACCTGGCACGGGCTGCCCGTGGGGATCGGCCTGCTCGCGCTGGCCGCCGTCGCCGTACACCGCCGCGGGCGCGAGATGCGCCTTCACCTGGTCACCTGGGTGCTGACGCTGGGGCTCGTGGTGCTCACCGGCGGTCCCCAGTGGCCCGGTAGGGCACTGGGCGCCGTGTGGTACCTGCAAAAGGCCCGGGTGCAGCCCCTCGTCGTCATCGCCCTGCTCGTCCTCGCCGGCCATGGCCTGCACCTGCTGCTCACCCGCTGGTGCGGCCAGGACGGCCCGCGCGCTCGTCGTCGGACCACCGCCCTCGTGGGGGCAGTGGCCGCCACGGCCCTGCTGGCCGCGCCCCTGCACGCGCAACTGGCCGGAAGCATCCACGATGACGAGCGCATCGCCTACGGCACCCTCGTGACCGAGGCCGAGCTCGCCGCCCAGGGCGAGCTTGCGGCTCTCCTGCCGCCGGGCGCCGTCGTCGTCGCCGCACCCTCGCTCGGAGGCACGTACCTGTGGATCGAGCACGGCGTCGCCGTCGTCTACCGGACCCGGGTCCAGCCCGCCGCGGACAGCCCCGAGCTCAGGCTCGCCGACGCCCCCGCCGTCCTCGAACCGGGCAGCCAGGCCTGCGCGGCCCTGGAGGAGCTCGGCGCCGACTACTACCTGTCTGTGACCCGTAACCCCTCCGGGCTTGAGCACGGCAGCGCCCCGCTGCGCTGGGACGCCGACCTGGCCCACTGGCCGAGTGAGGGCATGGAGAGCGTCGGGACGGTCGCGACCCCGACCGGCTCACTCACCCTCAACCGGATCATCGGCTGCGGCTGA